ATCTTTTCCAAAACTTCATCTGTGTCAACTCCAAACTGGGCATAAACCTCTTTTGCCCTCTCATACTCCAGCAAAATTTTCTCACCATCAAAAACCATAGCTAATAACTATCCCCCTTTTTTTTTATTCACATACAATGGTTACCCCTTTTTTAATTGCTGCCTCTTCAATTTCTTTTGGAGGTCTTTTTTCACACACCCAAACGTCAATATCATCAAGCTTTGCATACGTAAATGGCATGTTCCTGCCAACCTTAGATAAATCCATCAGCATAACAACCTTATTCGAACGTTCTAAAATTCTTCTTTTGAGCTCCCCCTCATAGATATTTGCAACACTAAAACCACTGTCAACTGAAAATCCAGAGGCACTCATAAAGGCAATGTCAATGTTTATACTGTCAAGAGAAAATATAGCATTTGGTCCAGAGACAGACAAAGTGTTTGAGTTGACAATTCCACCAAGCATTACAACAGAAATATTTTTCTTTTTAACAAGCTCGAGCGCAATGTTAAGCCCACTTGTAATAATGGTAAAGCTGTCATCGTCAAGAATTTTTGCAAGACACATGATGGTACTGCCTGCATCAAAGTATATAGACCGGTTCTTTTCAACAAGCCTTTTTGCAAAAGTGGCTATTTTCATCTTTGCATCTATGTTTTCTGCAGCTCTTTTAGAATACTCATCCTCTTGCCCACTGATTTGCCATAACTTCTTTGTGCTAACAGCACCACCATGTGTCCTTATCAAATGTCCTTCCTTTTCAAGTGTTATAAGGTCACGACGCAGAGTCATAAGAGAAACGTCTGGGAAAAACTCTTTTAACTCTTGGAGTTGAATCTCTCCTTTTTGTTCTAAGATATTTAAAATTTTTTCCCTTCTTAAACTATTCACAAAATCACTCTCCAATGTTCTTTCCTTTATATAAAATCATATACCAAGTTTGTTTATTCTCAAAATCTCATTGGTTGTAAAGTTGTTTTTAACAACATGTCCTTTTAGTGGCATAATCCTTTCATGTATAGCGTCAATTATCCAATCAGCTTGCGGGAAGAAATAGTTCTCAAACTCATAGGCAGGCACAATCCAATTTTTAGAACCAACAACAACCGGTGGTGCATCTAAATAGTCAAAGGTAAGGTCAGCTATTGTAGCAGCCATATCTTTGAGAATTGACCCTCTTGCGCATGCATCACTTACAAGAAGGATTTTACCTGTCTTTTTAACAGACTCTATTACCTTTTCGTAGTTAAATGGAACAAGCGACCTTGCATCAATTATCTCACAACTTACTCCATACTTTTCTTCTAAAATCTTTGCCGCATCCAATGCCCTGTACAAAGCAGCACCAACTGTTAATATTGTAATATCTTTTCCTTCTTTTTTGATATCAGGCTCCCCAATTGGTACTTCATAATACCCTTCTGGCACACCTTCTTCGTGGAAAAGCTCGCCAATATCATAAAGTCGCTGGCTCTCAAAGAATATCACAGGGTCTGTGCCGCTGAGTGCAGCGTTCATCAAACCTTTCGCATCATATGGGGTTGCAGGAAATACAACTTTTAGACCGGGTATGTGAGAGACAATGGAGCTCCAGTCTTGTGAATGTTGTGCACCATATTTAGAGCCAACTGAAACTCTCACAACAACAGGCATCTTAAGCGTGCCTGCGCTCATTGCCTGCCATTTTGCAAGCTGGTTGAAAATCTCATCCCCTGCTCTTCCTATAAAGTCACAGTACATTATCTCAACAACAACTCTGCCACCACACATTCCATACCCAACAGCTGATCCTACAATTGCACCCTCTGATATGGATGTATTAAATAGTCTGTGATATGGTAAGGACTCTGTAAGACCCCTGTAAACTGCAAACGCACCGCCCCAGTCTCTCAAATCTTCACCATATGAAATTAGTGTTGGGTCTGTGTAAAACTTGTCAATTAAAGCTTCAAATATAGCATCTCTTAGGTTAAATACCTTTGCCTTTGGAACAGGCTTTCCGTCTATTATGCCAACCCTTATCTTGTTCTTAATCTGCTTAACGCGTGGATTTTCTTCTTTTGGGATTAACACCTCTGGAGGTCTTTCTTCCATTTTTTCAACTTTCTGATTTGAAAACATATATTGAGCAATTCCATCTGGATTTCTTATTAAATTTATTCTCGGTGACACATTTTCATCAACAGCAAGTGTACATATTTTTGTGATAAGCTCCTTTACATCTTGCTGTAATTCATTGATTTTATCCTCTGTTGCAACCCCTACCCTAATTAATTCATCTTTGAAAGTTACAAGTGGGTCTTGTGAAGCCCAAACTTCAAGCTCTTCTTTTGTCCTATATGTTGATGAGTCTGAAGGTGAGTGACCTGTAAGTCTATAAGTCACAACGTCTAAAAGCACTGGACCTTGCTTTTGTTCAAGCAAATATTTTTTTCGCTTCATAGCATCTATCACAGCGAGAGGATTGTAGCCATCCACCCTTTCTGCATGCATCTGCTCAGGGTTGACACCTGCCCCAACCCTTGCAAGCATGTCATAGCCCATTGTCTCACCGCGTGTCTGTCCACCCATTGCATACTGATTGTTCATGAAATTGAATATAATGGGAAGCCCTCCTCTGTACTCTCCTTTCCACAACTTTTTGTACTGGTCCATTGTAGCAAGACACATAGCCTCCCATACAGGCCCACAACCCATTGCTCCATCGCCAATGTTTACAATAACTATTCCCTTTTTATGATTTATCTTTTTATAAAGCGCAGCGCCAACAGCTATGTCTGCAGATCCACCAACTATTGCGTTGTTTGGATAAATTCCAAACGGTGGGAAGAACACATGCATTGACCCACCCAAGCCTTTTTGAAAACCTGTCTCCCTTCCGAAAATCTCTGCAAGTACTCCATATAAGAAAAAGTCAATTGCAAGTTCTTTGACATTGCCCTTTTCTTTTTGCTTTCCTTCAACAACTTTCAAAATTGCACCATCAAAATAGCTTTCCATAATACTAATTAACTCATCTTCACTGAGCTTCTCAATTGCTGAAAGTCCCTTTGCTATCACCTCGCCATGGCTTCTATGAGAGCCAAATATAAAATCGTCCTTGTCCAAAATAAATGATTGACCAACTGCTGCCGCCTCTTGACCAATTGAAAGATGGGCAGGTCCTGGATAGTCGTATTTTATACCATTGTACTCGCCTCTTGTTTTTATTAATGAAAGCATTGTCTCAAACTCACGAATGATGAGCATATCGCGATAGATTCGCAAAAGGTCTTCATTTGAAAAGTTTTGTCTTTCCTCTTCAAGAGTTTTGTTGTATTGATTTACTGGAATATCATAAAATTTTATCCAACCACTTTTCCTGACCTCATTTGGGTCAATAAACTGTGACTTTGGCATCTTTTCAAATTACCTCCCCCACAAAATATTTAAATCTCAAATATAACCTCTCTTATAATCTCACTGACTGTTGGATGTGGAAAAACAAGTTCTTTTATGTCATCAACCCTCATCTGAGCTTCTATCATCAAGCCAACACCATATATAATCTCCGAAGAGTAGTTTCCAATCATATGACAGCCCAAGATTGTCTTTTTCTTTTTGTCAATCAAGATTTTACAAAGTCCATCAAACCCATCATTCTCAGCAACAAACCTTCCACTGTATAGCATTGGAAGCTTAACAATCTCATAATCAAACCCTTTTTGAGAAGCTGACTCTTCTGTCTCGCCAACCCATGCAACCTCAGGATTTGTATACACAACAGAGGGAATAGCCTCATAGCGCATCACATCTCTTTTCCCAATTATATTGTTAATACATACTTCTGCCTCTCTATATGCTGTGTGAGCAAGCATAAGCTTTCCGTTGACATCACCTGCTGCATAAACCTCTGGTACATTTGTCTTAAGCCTTTCATCTGTCTTTATTCTGCCTTTTTCTACCTCAACACCGATATTCTCAAGCCCAAAACCTTCAACATTTGGCCTTCTTCCGCTACTTAAAAGCACTTTTTCTGCCGATTTCTCAATAAGCTTACCTTCCTTTTCGTAGACTACTTTACTATCTTTTATCTCAATTACCTTTGATGAAAGCTCAAACTCAATTCCTTTTTTCTTGTAAGTATTTAACAAAATATCTGAAATCTCTCTGTCCATATTCCCGCCAATGTGGTCAAGCATCTCAATTACTGTTACTTTTGAGCCTGCAGAATTGAAATATGAAGCCATCTCAAGCCCAACAATTCCACCACCAATTACAACAAGCGATGTTGGGATGGCATCTAACTCCAATATCTCTCTATTTGTTAAAACATACCCCTTTGCAAGTCCTTCTTTTATGCCGCTGATTGGTGGCACAAACGGAGAGGACCCTGTTGCGATAAGAAGCCTGTCTGCAATGTATTCATTGTTGTTCACCTTAATGACATATCCATCTTTGTTCCTTCCAAGAATCTCAGCAAACCCATCTACAACTTCTACATTGTTCTTTCTAAGTTTACTTTTTATTCCTGTCACAAGTGTTTTTATCACCTTGTTTTTTCTCTCAAGTACCATCTTGTGATTAAGTTTAATTGACTCTACTTCAACACCATACTTTTGACTGTGTTTTGCACTTTCATACACCTTTGCAGAGTACAACAAAACCTTTGAAGGAATGCATCCTTCGTTCAGGCAAACACCACCTAAAAATCTCTTTTCGATAAGAAGTGTTTTAAGCCCATTTTTCCCTGCTCGCTCTCCAGCCAAGTACCCAGCTGGTCCCCCACCTATTATGATTAAATCGTATTTCAACTTTTGCTCACCCTCTTTTTACAAACTCTATTATTATCTTTAGCATGCCAACAAAAGCTCAAAATTCTCAAGCCACTTTTTCAAATCCTGCAAAAATCTTGCTGCATCAGCACCATCAAGTGCCCTGTGGTCAAATGTCAAAGAAAGTCCCATTGCAGGATAGTAACTAATCTGTCCATTTTGAGCTTTTGCACGCATCACTATTGTATTAACACCAAGGATGCCTGTCTGAGGTGGATTGAGTACTGGTGTAAAACCTTCTATTTCAAAACTGCCTAAGTTTGTGACAGTAAATGTTGCACCTTTTAAAAGGTCTGGATTTATGGTACCCTTTCTGCAAAGCTCTGCTAATTCTTTTGCCTCTTTTGATATCTGATTGAGTGACTTTTTATTACTGTTAAAGATTGTTGGAACCATTAAGCCTCTTTCAGTGTCCACTGCAAACCCTAAATGAACATTTTTGAAATATCTCATCTTATCGTCCAAAAAATGAGCATTTAATGCTTTGTGTTTTGGAAGCACTCTTGAGACTGCAAAAAGTATGATGTCGTTTATAGTAATATCTTCAAGACCAAGCTTTTCCCTATTTTCCTTAACCCTTTTCCTAAACTCAAGGATATTGCTTGCATCAAAGGAGGTGTGCAAAGTGAGCTGGGCCGTTGTTGTAAGTGAAAGGTACATCGCTTTTGCAATAGTCTTTCTGATATTAGAAAGAGGAGCTTCTTCATACTCTGTTTCATCTTTGATAATTTGCGCTGAAAGCTCAATATCGCTTTTTTGGATCTTAAAGCTCTCTTTTGCCTTTTCAACGTCAGATGTTGTGATTCTTCCACCAATTCCGCTTGGTTCTACATCTTTTAAATTTCCAACCTCTTTTGCTTCAGCTTTAGCTGCAGATGTAAATACATATCCAGAGTTAAAAAGCTCCAAGATATCTCTTTCAATTATTCTTCCTTCAGGTCCTGTTGGAGTTGCAAACCTATAATCAACATTTAGTTTCTCTGCCAAATTCTTTGCCCGCGGTGAAATTTTTATTCTCTCAGATGATTGTAAACTTTCTTTGGGTTTTCTCGTCTCTTGAGAAACGTCCTCTTCCTTTTTTACTTCATTGGAGATCTCGGCATTTTCAGGAACAGCAGCAGTATTATCAGACACTTTCTTGGGATTGTACAAGCTTGCATCCTCATTTTCTTCGCCTATCACAGCTACATTTGTCAAAACAGGTACCTCTTCACCTTCCTCAAAAAAAATGTCCAAAAGTATACCACTTACCTTTGCCTCTTCGTCAAAACTTGCCTTGTCTGTCTCATATGAGAATAAAAGGTCACCTGCTTCTACTCTCTCTCCTTTTTTTTTGTGCCACTTTGTTATAATGCAGCTCTCTACTGTCTGCCCTTGTTTTGGCATAATTACAGGAGTTGCCATTTCAAAAACCCTCCAAAGCGTTATTTTTTAACATCATTTTTGAAATATTTTTTCATTTACTTGAAAACTTTTTTCATCCTTAGCTAAAATGATATCACTTTGTTTGTTTTTTTGTCAATATTATTTGTACTTTTCTCTGCTGTGTTGTTAAAATTTTTGAAAGACTCAAATACTTTTGTTGCTTCTTCTGCTAAGTAAGAACTTCTCACAAGAGGATTCGACATAACATACCTGAATCCAATGGAAATGGCATATTCTCTGTACTCCTTAAAAATATCAGGATGAATATATTCAACAACAGGATGATGTTGTTTTGATGGTGACAAATACTGACCGATTGTAACAAAATCACACTCAACACTTCTCAAATTTTTTAAAACCTCTTTCACCTCTTCTTTAGTCTCACCAAGTCCAACCATAAGCCCCGACTTTGTGTATATCCTATCATCTATCTTCTTTGCCATTTTTAAAACGCCAAGTGACCTTTCATAATCTGCTTTTGGTCTAACAGTTGGGTACAGGCGGGGCACAGTCTCTACGTTATGAGAAAGCACATCAGGTCTTGCTCTTACAACCTTGTAAATTGCCTTTTCATCTCCATTAAAATCAGGTATAAGAACCTCAACTTTGGTTTGAGGATTTAACTCCTTTATCTTCTCTATCACATTTGCAAAATGCTCTGCTCCGCCGTCCTCTAAGTCATCTCTTGTAACAGATGTGACAACAACATACCTTAAATTAAGTGCTTTCACAGCCTCAGCAACTTTTTGTGGTTCATTTTTATCTACTTCTTGGGGTTTTCCTTTTTTGACATCACAAAATGTACAATTTCTTGTACAAACATCTCCTAAAATCAAAAAAGTAGCTGTCTTTTTTGAAAAACACTCAAAAATATTAGGACACTGTGCTTCTTGGCACACTGTATGAAGTGAAAAGTCTTCTAAGAGTTTTATAACCTCTTCTACATTTTGATTTGCTTTTATTCTAATCCTCAGCCAATCAGGTTTTTGGGTTTGCATTATTTCTCACTATCCTTTGCTTTAACTTCTATAATTTCTTCTAAGTCTTCTTTAGACACAAACTTAAGATTTGCACCAAATACCTTTCCAAAATACTTTGCTACCTTGTACACTACATCATCAAATTCAACCTTATGCCCAAGCAATCTTTCCAACGAGGTCACACCTCTATCTTTCAAACCACAAGGAATTATCCACGAAAAATGCTCAAGATTGGTATTGACATTGAAAGCAAAACCATGCATAGTAATCCATTTCTTCACTGCAATACCTATTGCCACAATTTTCTCTCCTCCAACCCAAACACCTGTGTATTGCTTTTCATCTCTATATGCTTCAATCCCGTACTCATCTTTTAAGAGGTTTATAAAAACCTCTTCCAAAAGCCACACAAACCTTTTTATGTCCTTTCCAACATTAGATAAGTTAAAAATGGGATATCCCACAATCTGACCTGGACCGTGGTAAGTCACATCCCCGCCACGTGTTATCTCAAAAACCTTCACTCCCATTTGCAAAAGCTTCTCTTGGGGCACTAATATATTTTCCCACTTTCCACGCCTTCCTATTGTAATTACAGGTGGATGTTGTAATAAAAGAAGTGTATCTTCCAATTCATTTGCTACTCTTAGCTTATGAAGACGCTCTTGCAAGTGCAGAGCATCTTCGTACTCCACCGTTCCTAAATAGCAAACATTCAGACTCAACTTCAGTTCAACCTTCCTTTCAAATTTCTCAAAAAATCTATATCTTTTTTGCATTTGCCAAGAGAAAATCCTCTGCTTCTTTGCACCAAAGCCCATTGTTTCTCTCTACTATTTTTGCAAGCTCTGCAAAAAGAGGGTCTGTTTTGCCTTTTTCCTTAAAGTCTTCAATTGCGACAAGGTCAAGCTCTATATTGGTGTAAATCAGCTTTTTGCCACCGGGAATCTTTGGAAGATTTAATGTTGTCTCAACAACAGCATTTAACCCCCCAATATGAGTAATCATGGCAGCAGGGTTAATAATACCCTTTCCCATAAGATCAAGCGCTTCAATCATATCATCTGTATTTCCACCACTTGTTCCAACAACATGTGTTGAGTTATAGTGGACATTGTAAAAATTCAAAAGTGCTGAGAAGTTAGGGTCCGATGGACCTGCAAAAAAGTTTAAGCATCCATCTCTTGCTAATATTCTGTCCGCAAGCTCAACTAGTTCTTTAACTGGCGCAAACACAAATACATCATCAAATCCTTTTCCGTCTGTGAAAGACAGCAAAAGCTTTTCAACATCTTGGGTGTTTGCAGTGTTTATATAATAAAGGTCAACTCCATATTTTTTTGCTTCTTCAGGCGTATAGATAGAGCATGCTCGTGTAAGTCTTTGCTCATTTATATCTGTCACAACTAAAACCTTTGGTGGTCTTGGTCCATGTATTGCGTAGTCAATTGCACCAAGTCCCATTGGCCCAGCACCTGCTAAAATTGCCATATTACCGCCTTCTAATGTTCCCATCTTATGTATATACTTTCCTGGCTCTGTATGATAGCTTGCGTGAAACGCACCTATTATACAAGACATAGGCTCTGCTAGTGACCCGTAAAAAAACGCATCCCCCTTATATATCAAAAGACAGTTTTGTTTCATGACCTCGTTTGGAATTATTATGTATGTCGCATCTCCGCCTATATACTGAAAAGAATAACCTGGTGCGGCATAAGGATTGTCTTTTAAATTCAAAGCAGGCTGAACTGTAAACTTATCACCAGGTCTGAATTTATCTTGCCACTTTTTACCTACTTCAATGATCTCGCCACAGAATTCATGCCCAATGATAACTGGATTTTTATCTATGTCTTTTGGAACTCTTTTGTGTTCGTTTCCTTGAATTGCTGCCTTATATGAGGACATACAAAGACTATCAGATACTACTCTTGCAAGAATTTCATTATCTTTTATCGGTGGAAGTTCAAATTCTTCAAGCCTCAAATCGTTTTTGCCATATAATCTAACTGCTTTTGTTTTCATTTTTTATACCCTCCCTTTAAAATCAAAAATTACACTCAAACAATAATAGCTTATAAGACAATAATAATACATTTGATTGAAAAAATCAATAAAGTCAAAAATAAAACAAATTAATATAGACATAAACAAAATATTTATTGTATAATTAATATTAGATAAGCCTAAAAATCAACATATTAAAACAATGTCAAAGGAGGTACGAAAAATGAGTTGCAAGCGATTAGAAGGACAAGTTGCAATTGTGACAGGTGCTGCCCAAGGCTTAGGGGAAGCTTTAGCACGCAGGCTTGATAAGGAAGGATGTAAAGTTGTTGTTGCAGATATAAATTTTGAAGGTGCTCAAAGAGTTGCAAGTGAGCTTACTGAGGCCATTGCTGTAAAGTGTGATGTCACAAACGAGCAAGAGGTTGAAGCAATGGTTAACAAGACAATAGAAACGTTTGGACAGCTTGACTTGATGGTTGCAAATGCAGGAATATTAATTGCAAAGCCAATTACAGAGTTTTCCTTAGCTGAGTGGAAAAAGGTTATTGATGTAAACCTTATTGGATATTTTCTCTGTGCAAGGGCAGCTGCAAGGGTTATGATTCCTCGCAGAAAAGGCAATATAATCCAAATAAACAGCAAGTCAGGAAAGAAAGGATCATATAAAAATTCGGCTTATTCTGCCTCAAAATTTGGTGGGATTGGACTTACTCAGAGTCTTGCGCTTGAGCTTGCCGAATATGGAATAAGAGTAAATGCAATCTGTCCTGGCAACCTTCTCGATTCACCACTTTGGGTCAACAGTCTGTATGAGCAATATGCAAGAAATCAGGGCCTTACTCCTGAACAAATTCGAGAAAAGTACCTCAGCCAAGTTCCTTTGAGGCGTGCTTGCACATATGATGATGTTGCAAATGTACTTGTATTCTTAGCATCGGATGAAGCAAGTTACATGACAGGTCAGGCAATCAATGTTACAGGTGGTCAAGAGATGAGATAAAATTAAAGAAGGAGTAAGATGATAATTATGAGCCGTGAAATTGAACATCTCATTGAAAACTTAAATAGCAAAGACAAAAAGGTACGTCTTTCTTCACTTTCTGAGCTTATGAAAAAAGTGGAGATTGGAGAAATCAATCTTCCACCAAAAAGCAGTGTGATAAATAACCATATACATACGTTCTACTCGTTCTCGCCATACTCGCCATCAAAGGCAATTTGGATGGCAAGAGCATCAAGCCTCCCCACAGCTGGTATCATGGACCATGACACAGTTGCTGGAGCTATTGAATTCATTGAAGCAGGCAAAATAGCCCAAATTGCAACTACCATAGGTGTTGAGTGCAGAGCAGATTTTTCAAAAACACCTCTAAATGGTAAGAAAATTAACAATCCTGACCAAGATTCCATTGCCTATATTGCAATCCATGGCATACCTCATACAGAAATTAACACTGTTATGAATTATTTTACGCCATATTTAAAAAAGAGAGTTGAGAGAAATAAGCTTATGGTCGAGAATATAAATGAGCTTTTATCTGTTTTTGATATTCACCTTGATTTTGAGAAAGATGTCGTGAGTATCTCAATGTACCATGAAGGTGGTAGTATCACAGAGCGTCACATCCTGTTTGCTCTTTCAAAAAAACTCACAGAAAAATTTGGAAAGAGCAGCAAATTGGTCGAATTTTTAAAAAATGAACTTAAAATTAAACTTTGGCCAAAAGTAGAGCAAAACCTTCTTGAGAGCGAAAACCCCTATTATGAATATGATCTTTTAGGTGCTTTAAAAAGTGATTTTATTCAAAGATTTTATATAAAAGCAACTGATGAGTGTCCAGACATAAAAGAACTTGTTGAATTTTCCGAAAGAATTGGAGCAATAATTGCATACGCTTATTTAGGTGATGTGACAGAGTCTGTGACAGGAGACAAACCAAGCGAAAAATTTGAAGATGAATACCTTGATCAGCTGTTTGAAGTCTTAAACTATTTAGGAATAAAAGCTGTTACCTATATGCCCTCACGAAATACCATCCAGCAGCTTCAAAGGGTACGAAAGTTGTGCGAAAAATATAACTTTTTACAAATAAGTGGTGAAGATATCAATTCTCCTCGCCAAAGCTTTGTATGTGAAGCTTTAAAAAACCAAGAATTTGAAAATTTAATTGACACAACTTGGGCACTAATTGGACATGAAATAATGGCAACTCACGATAAAACCTTGGGTTTTTTCTCAAAGAAAATGCAAGAAAAATTCCCAGATTTAAAAGAGAGGATTTCCTATTTTAAACAAGTTGGACTTAGGGAGTGGAAAAATGCTTTTTAAAAGAGTTTACAAAAAGGAAAAAAGCTACAGCCCATGCTGTGTCGGACTGTAGCTTTTTGTTTTTATTTTGTCATTTCTTTAATCAATTTCTTTCTATACTCTTCGCTTTCCCAGTTCTTGATATAATTTGTACTGTCCTCTGTCATAGTTTTTATTGTAAGGCCCAATTTCTCAATTTGTTCTATTACATAGAAGTATGCCAAAAGCGTCTCTTCAATTGCCAAGGCTTCTGAGTATGTTGTGTTATAAGTTACCTCTTTAGATTTAGCATTAATCTCTATTTTGGAATCATCTGCGTAAAGATTAGAGTTTATATAGACAAGCTGGTCAGGATACAATGAGTATTTTTCGAAAAAAACAGGAGTTACATTTTTACTTGCTATAAAATCATATATGAACCTTGTTCTGCTTTTGTACTTCTTTTCATCAATCTTTTCTAATTTTACAGTGGGATATCTTCCTTTTATGCCCAATCTTTTTTTAATTAGATTATTCACCTTTTCATGTATTTCAAGAGCTTCTTTATAAACATTTGAAGATATTATAAGGCCATGATTTTCCATGATTAATATTTTGGACTTTTCCTTATCCTTCTCATCTAAAGTTGAAATTCTTTTTTTAATCTCTAATGTCAGCCAAAACCCGGGGTTAATGTAGGGTATCCAAATAAGATTGATACCTTCTTCACTTAAAACTTTTTGGACTATTTCTTTGCCTTCGTATGAACATGCCAATATGTTTGCATATACAGAGTGAGAATGTATGACATACTTGTCAAGTACAGAGTGAAATCCAACCTCAACTGAAGGTCTCAATACATTTTCTGTTGGCCAAACGATACTTTTTATTGCAACATCTACGCTTTCTTTTTCAAAATCATAACCACCAGATGTATCAACGTTATCATAGTAATTTTTTATCTTGCTGTAATCTACTATAACATACCCCTCTTGTTTAGTAACCTGACTTAACCTAAATCCAGACGCCTTTATTGCCATAAGAGTTGAATCCAACTTTACTGATATATTCCCACCGCCACCTTGAACATAATCAATTCTTTTTCCTATCCTTTGGCACATCCTGACAAGTTCCAGCAAACCCTTGCTTTTCATCTCATCCTTCCTTTCAAAATTTGTTTTAGAGCTTGAACGCTTTTTCAATCTCCTCAATTTCCTCTTGGCTTATTAGCATCACCTCACCTAAATTTTTTGCATCAATCATTGCCTTTGCAGTAAATTCCAAAACCTCAAGCTTATCAAATGCATCAAGAAGGTCTTTACCGACAACAATTACACAATCATTTTCTACAATAACAGCTGGGGTTTGTTTTGAAAAAACATCTGCTGTCATCTTAGGCTGCATAAATGTAGAACCAAACGGAATCTTCTTCACGTTTCTTAGTTGAATGTATGTCTCAGGGACTGTTTTTGAATCAAATTCATTGTCAGTCACAGCAAATGCCATTATGTTTGGCGGGTGTGCAATTATAATTGCATTGACATCGGGATGTTTTTCATAGATATACTTGTGAAGAAGAACTGACCTACTCGGTCTTTTTCCAGCCTCCTTATATCCATTTTCTATTCTGACAATATCTTCCACATCAATGTATTTCCTGTCCACCATATATGGAGTTATTATAAAAGAATTTCCATTTAACCTTTGTGAAAAAGTGCCTTGTGTACTTGTAAATAATCTTTGGTCATATGCTCTGTGAATAAGCTCACACATTCTCTTTCTTGCGTGTCTTTCGAAGCTTGAAAAGGTCTTTGGAATAAACTCATCCATCTTAATATCCTGTTTTGCCTTTGAAATCTCAAGGTCTTTTGGCCGTAAAGCTTTAGGATTACCTATTGCCCTTGCTCTTATCTCAAGCTGAGCACAAAAATCCAAAGTCTCAAACGCCATAAAAGCCTTGAAAAGGTTTTCTGCACCTACAACAATTCCGTGGTTTGCCAAAATAGCAGTGTTAATACCTCTTTTGAAGGCATCTGCAATCTTTTGCCCAAGCGCTGTGCTGCCTGGTAGTGCATAGTCAACAAGCTCAACTTCGCCACATATCAAATGTACATTTGGAATAAGTTTTGTGTTTGGAATCTTTCTTGCCAAACTAAACGCCATAATGGCTGGCGGATGAGCATGAATTATAGCTTTAATATCTGGCCTTGATCTGTAAATCATCTCATGAAAAGGGAGCTCAACAGATGGCTTGTGTTTTCCTACAATCTCACCATTGCTTTTTACAAGCACTATGTCATCCGGCTTTAAACTTCCTTTGTCAATCCCAGATGGTGTAATCCATATATCGCCATTTTCGTCCATTATGGAAATATTTCCACCTGAGGTTGTCGTCATACCATA
This Caldicellulosiruptor changbaiensis DNA region includes the following protein-coding sequences:
- a CDS encoding DeoR/GlpR family DNA-binding transcription regulator encodes the protein MNSLRREKILNILEQKGEIQLQELKEFFPDVSLMTLRRDLITLEKEGHLIRTHGGAVSTKKLWQISGQEDEYSKRAAENIDAKMKIATFAKRLVEKNRSIYFDAGSTIMCLAKILDDDSFTIITSGLNIALELVKKKNISVVMLGGIVNSNTLSVSGPNAIFSLDSINIDIAFMSASGFSVDSGFSVANIYEGELKRRILERSNKVVMLMDLSKVGRNMPFTYAKLDDIDVWVCEKRPPKEIEEAAIKKGVTIVCE
- a CDS encoding alpha-ketoacid dehydrogenase subunit alpha/beta, producing the protein MPKSQFIDPNEVRKSGWIKFYDIPVNQYNKTLEEERQNFSNEDLLRIYRDMLIIREFETMLSLIKTRGEYNGIKYDYPGPAHLSIGQEAAAVGQSFILDKDDFIFGSHRSHGEVIAKGLSAIEKLSEDELISIMESYFDGAILKVVEGKQKEKGNVKELAIDFFLYGVLAEIFGRETGFQKGLGGSMHVFFPPFGIYPNNAIVGGSADIAVGAALYKKINHKKGIVIVNIGDGAMGCGPVWEAMCLATMDQYKKLWKGEYRGGLPIIFNFMNNQYAMGGQTRGETMGYDMLARVGAGVNPEQMHAERVDGYNPLAVIDAMKRKKYLLEQKQGPVLLDVVTYRLTGHSPSDSSTYRTKEELEVWASQDPLVTFKDELIRVGVATEDKINELQQDVKELITKICTLAVDENVSPRINLIRNPDGIAQYMFSNQKVEKMEERPPEVLIPKEENPRVKQIKNKIRVGIIDGKPVPKAKVFNLRDAIFEALIDKFYTDPTLISYGEDLRDWGGAFAVYRGLTESLPYHRLFNTSISEGAIVGSAVGYGMCGGRVVVEIMYCDFIGRAGDEIFNQLAKWQAMSAGTLKMPVVVRVSVGSKYGAQHSQDWSSIVSHIPGLKVVFPATPYDAKGLMNAALSGTDPVIFFESQRLYDIGELFHEEGVPEGYYEVPIGEPDIKKEGKDITILTVGAALYRALDAAKILEEKYGVSCEIIDARSLVPFNYEKVIESVKKTGKILLVSDACARGSILKDMAATIADLTFDYLDAPPVVVGSKNWIVPAYEFENYFFPQADWIIDAIHERIMPLKGHVVKNNFTTNEILRINKLGI
- the lpdA gene encoding dihydrolipoyl dehydrogenase gives rise to the protein MKYDLIIIGGGPAGYLAGERAGKNGLKTLLIEKRFLGGVCLNEGCIPSKVLLYSAKVYESAKHSQKYGVEVESIKLNHKMVLERKNKVIKTLVTGIKSKLRKNNVEVVDGFAEILGRNKDGYVIKVNNNEYIADRLLIATGSSPFVPPISGIKEGLAKGYVLTNREILELDAIPTSLVVIGGGIVGLEMASYFNSAGSKVTVIEMLDHIGGNMDREISDILLNTYKKKGIEFELSSKVIEIKDSKVVYEKEGKLIEKSAEKVLLSSGRRPNVEGFGLENIGVEVEKGRIKTDERLKTNVPEVYAAGDVNGKLMLAHTAYREAEVCINNIIGKRDVMRYEAIPSVVYTNPEVAWVGETEESASQKGFDYEIVKLPMLYSGRFVAENDGFDGLCKILIDKKKKTILGCHMIGNYSSEIIYGVGLMIEAQMRVDDIKELVFPHPTVSEIIREVIFEI